One genomic segment of Aliarcobacter cibarius includes these proteins:
- the metE gene encoding 5-methyltetrahydropteroyltriglutamate--homocysteine S-methyltransferase yields the protein MSKNYVIGYPRIGEKRELKKVLEDYWAKKVDFSEVEYVAENLRKRHWTYQKEAKIEYIASNDFSLYDNMLDTTILLGAIPQRFKDLKDQELYFAMARGNQDCVAMEMTKWFNTNYHYIVPEISKDTTFKLNSKKVIKEYKEAQELGINTKINLIGAITYLGLSKSIDNSDVFVHISSVVKVYKELLEEISKLNENIVVQFDEPLFVKDLEPKVLSLLKSVYDELSNVSPNIRIVVTTYFEHSNEATKILVNTPIWAVGLDFIHGSKNCDSLDLIKNSNKVLIAGVIDGRNIWKSNFEDKLNLLNEISKVISKENIIVGTSCSLLHVPFTLSYEEKLDGEIKSWLAFASEKLKELNLVSKQFFEVKLSLENIADIEKNKKDNNQRKVSTKIHNQKIQEEIRSLKQFERADKFQDRIKVQREFFKYDYLTTTTIGSFPQTPEIRENRKNYKANTISKEQYEAEIKKYIDYCVAFQEEIGLDILVHGEPERNDMVEYFGELMDGFVFTQNAWVQSYGSRCVKPPLIYGDVNRENPMTVEWIKYAQSKTSKVMKGMLTGPVTIINWSFVRDDLPRSEVAKQIAHGICKEVDDLQNAGIKMIQVDEAAFKEGYPLRVENIKAYENWAVDNFRLSVSSAKADTQIHTHMCYSEFNDIIKTIEAMDADVISIETARSGNRLLKIFKEVAYKQEIGPGIYDIHSPRVPSVEEMVNQIKALIEVLPKEQLWINPDCGLKTRKWPEVKESLKNMVEAVKIVKNI from the coding sequence ATGTCAAAAAATTATGTAATAGGATACCCAAGAATTGGAGAAAAAAGAGAATTAAAAAAAGTTTTAGAAGATTATTGGGCAAAAAAAGTTGATTTTAGTGAAGTTGAATATGTTGCAGAAAATTTAAGAAAAAGACACTGGACTTATCAAAAAGAAGCAAAAATAGAATATATAGCTTCAAATGATTTTTCACTATATGATAATATGCTTGATACAACTATTTTACTAGGAGCAATTCCACAAAGATTTAAAGATTTAAAAGATCAAGAATTATACTTTGCAATGGCTAGAGGAAATCAAGATTGTGTTGCAATGGAGATGACTAAATGGTTTAATACAAACTATCATTATATAGTTCCAGAAATTTCAAAAGATACAACATTTAAATTAAATTCTAAAAAAGTAATCAAAGAGTACAAAGAAGCACAAGAACTTGGAATTAATACAAAAATAAATTTAATTGGAGCAATTACATATTTAGGTTTATCTAAAAGTATTGATAATAGTGATGTTTTTGTACATATTTCTAGTGTTGTAAAAGTTTATAAAGAACTATTAGAAGAGATCTCAAAATTAAATGAGAATATCGTTGTTCAATTTGATGAACCTTTATTTGTAAAAGATTTAGAACCAAAAGTTTTATCACTTTTAAAATCTGTTTATGATGAACTCTCAAATGTTTCACCAAATATAAGAATAGTTGTAACTACATACTTTGAACATTCTAACGAAGCTACAAAAATATTAGTAAATACTCCTATTTGGGCAGTAGGATTAGATTTTATTCATGGAAGTAAAAATTGTGATAGTTTAGATTTAATAAAAAATTCAAATAAAGTTTTAATAGCTGGAGTTATTGATGGAAGAAACATTTGGAAAAGTAATTTTGAAGATAAATTAAATCTTTTAAATGAAATATCAAAGGTTATTTCTAAAGAAAATATTATAGTTGGAACTTCTTGTTCATTATTACATGTTCCTTTTACTTTAAGTTATGAAGAAAAACTTGATGGTGAAATTAAATCTTGGTTAGCATTTGCAAGTGAAAAATTAAAAGAGTTAAACTTAGTTTCAAAACAATTCTTTGAAGTAAAATTATCTTTAGAAAATATTGCTGATATAGAGAAAAATAAAAAAGATAATAACCAAAGAAAAGTATCTACAAAAATTCATAATCAAAAGATTCAAGAAGAGATAAGAAGTTTAAAACAATTCGAAAGAGCAGATAAATTCCAAGATAGAATAAAAGTTCAAAGAGAGTTTTTTAAATATGATTATTTAACAACTACAACAATTGGATCATTTCCTCAAACACCTGAAATTAGAGAAAATAGAAAAAATTATAAAGCAAATACTATTTCAAAAGAGCAATATGAAGCTGAAATTAAAAAATATATTGATTATTGTGTTGCATTTCAAGAAGAGATTGGTCTTGATATATTAGTTCATGGAGAACCAGAAAGAAATGATATGGTTGAATACTTTGGAGAGTTAATGGATGGATTTGTATTTACACAAAATGCTTGGGTTCAATCATATGGAAGTAGATGTGTAAAACCACCTTTAATTTATGGAGATGTAAATAGAGAAAATCCAATGACGGTTGAGTGGATAAAATATGCTCAAAGTAAAACTTCTAAAGTTATGAAAGGAATGTTAACAGGACCTGTAACAATTATTAACTGGTCATTTGTAAGAGATGATTTACCAAGAAGTGAAGTTGCAAAGCAAATTGCACATGGTATTTGTAAAGAAGTAGATGATTTACAAAATGCTGGAATAAAAATGATTCAAGTAGATGAAGCTGCATTTAAAGAAGGGTATCCACTAAGAGTTGAAAATATTAAAGCTTATGAAAATTGGGCAGTAGATAATTTTAGACTAAGCGTTAGCTCTGCAAAAGCAGATACTCAAATTCACACTCACATGTGTTATAGTGAATTTAATGATATTATTAAAACAATTGAAGCAATGGATGCGGATGTAATTTCAATAGAAACTGCACGAAGTGGAAATAGGCTTTTAAAAATCTTTAAAGAAGTTGCATATAAACAAGAAATTGGACCAGGTATTTATGATATTCATAGTCCTAGAGTTCCAAGTGTTGAAGAAATGGTAAATCAAATTAAAGCATTAATTGAAGTTTTACCGAAAGAACAATTATGGATAAATCCAGATTGTGGACTAAAAACTAGAAAATGGCCTGAAGTAAAAGAGAGCTTGAAAAATATGGTTGAAGCTGTAAAAATAGTAAAAAATATTTAA
- the trmD gene encoding tRNA (guanosine(37)-N1)-methyltransferase TrmD: MKFTFVTLFPNLIEPYLKDSILSRAVESNFISYEFYNPRDFTKNKHKKVDDSMIGGGAGMLLFCQPLFDCLDEIKRKDEDAYIIFPLAAAKPFRQNDAKRLANKKNIVFVSGRYEGIDERVIEKYANEVFSIGEYVLTGGELPSLVMADAISRNVQGVLGNEASLDVESYENNLLEAPSFAKPEKFQNLSVIKEYLKGNHSRICDLKFQMSICKTKYYRPNKEKK, translated from the coding sequence TTGAAATTTACTTTTGTCACACTTTTCCCAAATTTAATTGAGCCATACTTAAAAGATTCTATACTCAGTAGAGCAGTTGAATCAAATTTTATTAGTTATGAATTTTATAATCCAAGAGATTTTACAAAAAATAAGCATAAAAAAGTTGATGATTCTATGATTGGTGGTGGAGCAGGAATGTTACTTTTTTGTCAACCACTTTTTGATTGTTTAGATGAGATAAAAAGAAAAGATGAAGATGCTTATATAATTTTTCCTCTAGCTGCTGCTAAACCTTTTCGTCAAAATGATGCAAAAAGATTAGCAAACAAAAAAAATATTGTTTTTGTAAGCGGAAGATATGAAGGTATCGATGAAAGAGTTATTGAAAAGTATGCAAATGAGGTTTTTTCTATTGGAGAGTATGTTTTAACAGGAGGAGAATTACCTTCTTTAGTTATGGCAGATGCAATTTCAAGAAATGTTCAAGGAGTGCTTGGAAATGAGGCTTCTTTAGACGTTGAAAGCTATGAAAATAATTTGCTAGAAGCTCCTTCTTTTGCAAAACCTGAAAAATTCCAAAATTTAAGTGTCATTAAAGAATATTTAAAGGGAAACCATAGTAGAATTTGCGACTTAAAATTCCAGATGTCAATTTGTAAGACAAAATATTATAGACCGAATAAGGAAAAAAAATGA
- a CDS encoding AraC family transcriptional regulator — protein sequence MKKVTYEKRVRIANDVMNYIYKYIDTNINIDELSLELNISKFHLHRIFKDEFGKNIYESIKSIRLEKAANLLITNKFSTITDISKMTGYSSQTSFLRAFKQRFNMTPKEWKNGGYKDYSNKIVEKISLSSDFLDFSNIEPTIVKMPEMKGYYIRHQGYDKSIKQTWAKLQTWIYTNDIKSYKQMALHHDNPIITPLDECQYIAIAVLEDEENLKDLSLPTLVIPKGIYAKFRLRGIYGDVIKLIQWVYHCWLIKSGYETTTNPSYTIYEKNHFLSSDGEFLLDFYLPIKYV from the coding sequence ATGAAAAAAGTAACCTATGAAAAAAGAGTAAGAATAGCAAATGATGTTATGAACTATATTTATAAATATATAGATACAAATATAAATATTGATGAGTTAAGTTTAGAATTAAATATCAGTAAATTTCATTTACATAGAATTTTTAAAGATGAATTTGGAAAGAATATTTATGAAAGCATTAAATCAATAAGACTTGAAAAAGCAGCAAATTTACTTATTACAAATAAATTTTCTACGATTACTGATATTTCAAAAATGACGGGATATAGTTCTCAAACATCTTTTTTAAGAGCATTTAAACAAAGATTTAATATGACACCAAAAGAGTGGAAAAATGGAGGATACAAAGATTATTCAAATAAAATAGTTGAAAAAATATCTTTAAGTAGTGATTTTTTAGATTTTTCAAATATTGAACCAACCATTGTAAAAATGCCAGAGATGAAAGGTTATTATATTAGACATCAAGGATATGATAAATCAATCAAGCAAACTTGGGCAAAGTTACAAACTTGGATATATACAAATGATATAAAATCTTATAAACAAATGGCACTACACCACGATAATCCAATTATTACTCCATTAGATGAGTGTCAATATATTGCTATTGCTGTTTTGGAAGATGAAGAAAATTTAAAAGATTTATCTCTTCCAACTTTAGTTATACCAAAAGGTATTTATGCAAAATTCAGATTAAGAGGAATATATGGTGATGTTATAAAGCTTATTCAATGGGTTTATCACTGTTGGCTTATAAAAAGTGGTTATGAAACTACAACTAATCCTTCTTATACTATATATGAAAAAAATCATTTTTTAAGTTCAGATGGAGAGTTTTTATTGGATTTTTATTTACCAATAAAGTATGTTTAA
- the ilvA gene encoding threonine ammonia-lyase, with amino-acid sequence MITLNDIKDAKKRLENTISKTPLMKAPILSKEKNAEIYLKEDNLQITGSFKLRGAFNKVAMLDDAKRNAGVVAASAGNHAQGLAFAAQYFGCVATIFMPEATPLTKVTGVRSYGANVVLTGENFDEAYASAVKFAKENNKEFVHPFADDEVIAGQGTIALEVLDSINDIEQLIVPIGGGGLISGIAIAAKSINPNIKITGVVASGAKGMKESFEARMPIDSSSVRTIADGIAVRDVTPKLLDIILEYVDEVVEVSDNETANAILFLLEKHKLMVEGAGAVSVAAIMHDKVDIKNKKVCAIVSGGNIDVTMLSLIIEKGLIKSHRKMNLIVTLMDKPGALMKLTEIFTSCAANIVQIDFDRNSLKLEFGEAHVTIALETKGEEHQELIRENLKQQGFRFKQI; translated from the coding sequence ATGATTACACTAAATGATATAAAAGATGCCAAAAAAAGGCTAGAAAATACAATATCAAAAACACCTCTCATGAAAGCACCTATTTTAAGTAAAGAAAAAAATGCTGAAATATATTTAAAAGAGGATAATCTTCAAATAACGGGAAGTTTTAAATTAAGAGGAGCTTTTAATAAAGTTGCAATGCTTGATGATGCTAAAAGAAATGCTGGCGTTGTAGCGGCAAGTGCAGGAAATCATGCACAAGGTTTAGCTTTTGCTGCTCAATATTTTGGATGTGTTGCAACTATTTTTATGCCTGAAGCAACACCTCTTACAAAAGTAACTGGTGTTAGATCTTATGGAGCAAATGTAGTTTTAACTGGAGAAAATTTTGATGAAGCATATGCAAGTGCAGTAAAATTTGCAAAAGAGAATAATAAAGAGTTTGTTCACCCGTTTGCAGATGATGAAGTAATTGCCGGTCAAGGAACAATTGCTTTAGAAGTTTTAGATTCCATAAATGATATTGAACAATTAATAGTTCCAATTGGTGGTGGCGGATTAATTTCAGGTATTGCAATAGCTGCGAAAAGTATAAACCCTAATATTAAAATAACTGGTGTTGTTGCTAGTGGGGCAAAAGGGATGAAAGAATCTTTTGAAGCTAGGATGCCAATAGATTCAAGCAGTGTAAGAACTATTGCTGATGGTATTGCTGTTCGTGATGTTACTCCAAAATTATTAGATATTATATTAGAATACGTTGATGAAGTGGTTGAAGTAAGTGACAATGAAACTGCAAATGCAATTTTATTTCTATTAGAAAAGCATAAACTTATGGTTGAAGGGGCAGGAGCAGTTAGTGTTGCTGCAATTATGCATGATAAAGTTGATATAAAAAATAAAAAAGTATGTGCGATAGTTAGTGGCGGAAATATTGATGTAACAATGCTATCTTTAATTATTGAAAAAGGTTTAATTAAATCTCATAGAAAAATGAATTTAATAGTTACTCTTATGGATAAACCTGGAGCATTAATGAAATTAACAGAAATATTTACATCATGTGCTGCAAATATTGTTCAAATAGATTTTGATAGAAACTCTTTAAAATTAGAGTTTGGTGAAGCTCATGTAACAATTGCATTAGAAACAAAAGGTGAGGAACATCAAGAATTAATAAGAGAAAATTTGAAACAACAAGGTTTCAGATTTAAACAAATTTAA
- the rplS gene encoding 50S ribosomal protein L19 yields MKNRYIASFEAAQIASKEIPAFRAGDTVRLGVEIAEGEKKRIQTFEGIVIGRSGNGVDATFTVRKLGANSVGVERIFPLYCESLKSFDVIRRGRVRRAKLNYLRELKGKAARIKELKR; encoded by the coding sequence ATGAAAAACAGATATATAGCAAGCTTCGAAGCAGCACAAATTGCTTCTAAAGAAATTCCAGCTTTTAGAGCAGGAGACACAGTAAGATTAGGTGTTGAAATTGCAGAAGGTGAGAAAAAAAGAATTCAAACTTTCGAAGGTATAGTTATCGGAAGAAGTGGAAATGGTGTTGATGCTACTTTCACAGTAAGAAAATTAGGAGCAAACTCAGTTGGTGTTGAGAGAATTTTCCCACTATACTGTGAGTCATTAAAATCTTTTGATGTAATTAGAAGAGGAAGAGTAAGAAGAGCTAAACTTAACTATTTAAGAGAATTAAAAGGTAAAGCTGCAAGAATTAAAGAATTAAAAAGATAA
- a CDS encoding NUDIX hydrolase, giving the protein MNTSIEYIANFKTTIDPYNGLTILSEDLPENILDFEKNLNNLIDETKSRRNLIWIYINIEKSDYIPIITKFGFTFHSCNSDYILLVKVLKENAIVPTLANHTLGVGAIVINNKNEILLIKEIIRNEYYKLPGGHIDDAEMISIALSREVFEETGIVVDFEKIISIGHFYPHQFGKSNLYVLCKAIPKSLKINIKDKQEISEAIWLDVDEMFRRSDIHDYTKTIVKSAISSGGLYKNEENILSHLKNQFELFFLKESKN; this is encoded by the coding sequence ATGAATACAAGTATCGAATATATAGCTAACTTTAAAACAACAATAGATCCATATAATGGTTTGACTATTTTAAGTGAAGATTTACCAGAAAATATATTAGATTTTGAAAAGAATTTAAATAATTTAATAGATGAAACAAAAAGTAGAAGAAATTTGATATGGATATATATAAATATAGAAAAATCAGATTATATTCCAATTATTACTAAATTTGGTTTTACTTTTCATTCTTGTAATAGTGATTACATACTTTTAGTAAAAGTTTTGAAAGAAAATGCAATTGTTCCTACTTTAGCAAATCATACTTTAGGAGTAGGGGCAATAGTAATAAATAATAAGAATGAAATACTTTTAATAAAAGAGATAATTAGAAATGAGTATTATAAACTTCCTGGTGGACATATTGATGATGCTGAAATGATATCAATAGCTTTAAGTCGTGAAGTTTTTGAAGAAACAGGAATTGTTGTAGATTTTGAGAAGATTATATCAATAGGTCATTTTTATCCTCATCAATTTGGAAAATCAAATTTGTATGTACTATGTAAAGCAATTCCAAAAAGTTTAAAAATTAATATAAAAGATAAACAAGAGATTAGTGAAGCTATATGGTTGGATGTAGATGAGATGTTTAGAAGAAGTGATATTCATGACTATACAAAAACTATTGTAAAATCAGCAATAAGTAGTGGAGGATTATATAAAAATGAAGAAAATATTTTATCTCATTTAAAAAATCAATTTGAACTATTTTTTCTAAAAGAAAGCAAAAACTAA
- a CDS encoding aminotransferase-like domain-containing protein, translated as MSMKRSFIREILEAIDEETISFAGGLPSEKLFPHEDLKIATLKALENPKVYQYTISNGISELREQIAQRYTNEGFPTTKDNILITTGSQQAMYILAKFFENKDITIEEPSYLGAMNIFRLNYLKMQGVKLENDGVNIEQFENSFKNTKLTYLIPDFQNPSATTYSEEKRDAISEIVKKYNGILIEDSPYSELYFEKKSKYISASLPNNSFHLGSFSKTLVPSLRIGWIRADEEKIKSLMIIKESIDLHSCGVSQYILAEYLKDEAKYEKHLQEIRDDYKAKAIYFSEQLKNILPEFKHQTPKGGMFLYGTFGDNIDTFALVQECLKKKVVYVPGNQFYIDKIPNGEIRFNYTHSSFEQIEKGLKLIKSCL; from the coding sequence ATGAGTATGAAAAGATCATTTATTAGAGAAATTCTTGAAGCAATAGATGAAGAGACTATCTCGTTTGCAGGTGGACTTCCTAGTGAAAAATTATTTCCACACGAAGATTTAAAAATAGCAACTCTAAAAGCTTTAGAAAACCCAAAAGTTTACCAGTACACAATAAGCAATGGAATAAGTGAATTAAGAGAACAAATTGCACAAAGATATACAAATGAAGGTTTTCCTACAACAAAAGATAATATCTTAATAACAACTGGAAGCCAACAAGCAATGTACATTTTGGCAAAATTCTTTGAAAACAAAGATATTACTATTGAAGAACCTTCTTATTTAGGTGCTATGAATATATTTAGATTAAATTATTTAAAAATGCAAGGTGTAAAATTAGAGAATGATGGTGTAAATATTGAACAATTTGAAAATAGTTTTAAAAACACAAAATTAACTTATTTAATTCCAGATTTTCAAAATCCAAGTGCGACAACATATAGTGAAGAAAAAAGAGATGCCATTTCAGAAATTGTAAAAAAATATAATGGTATTCTAATAGAAGATAGCCCATATAGTGAATTATATTTCGAGAAAAAAAGTAAATACATAAGTGCTAGCTTACCAAATAACTCTTTTCATTTAGGAAGTTTTTCTAAAACTTTAGTTCCAAGTCTTAGAATTGGTTGGATTAGAGCAGATGAAGAAAAAATAAAATCATTAATGATTATAAAAGAGAGTATAGATTTACACTCATGTGGTGTTTCACAATACATTTTAGCTGAATACTTAAAAGATGAAGCAAAATATGAAAAACATCTTCAAGAAATAAGAGATGATTATAAAGCTAAAGCTATTTATTTTTCAGAACAACTAAAAAATATTTTACCTGAATTCAAACATCAAACACCAAAAGGTGGAATGTTCTTATATGGAACTTTTGGGGACAATATAGATACTTTTGCATTAGTTCAAGAGTGTTTAAAGAAAAAAGTTGTTTATGTTCCTGGGAATCAATTTTATATAGATAAAATTCCAAATGGTGAAATAAGATTTAACTATACTCACTCAAGTTTTGAGCAAATAGAAAAAGGTTTAAAACTAATAAAAAGTTGTTTATAA
- a CDS encoding thiamine phosphate synthase encodes MKKLKSYLITDPTFFTNNPIDFERKLKEVLTNYKIDIACLRDKTSNNIEELAEIFLKVCKKFSIEKILINSNLSLATKMKFDGIHLNSSQFNEIEKVKKLNLFTIISCHNFDELEKASKLGLNFVTYSPIFDTPNKGEPKGINNLDETIKKFPNLNIIALGGIISDNQVKQIEKTSAYGFASIRYFV; translated from the coding sequence ATGAAAAAACTAAAATCTTATCTAATAACTGACCCAACTTTTTTTACAAATAATCCTATTGATTTTGAAAGAAAATTAAAAGAAGTTTTAACTAATTATAAAATTGATATTGCATGTTTAAGAGACAAAACTTCAAATAATATTGAAGAACTAGCAGAGATATTTTTAAAAGTTTGTAAAAAATTTAGTATAGAAAAAATTTTAATAAATTCGAATTTATCTTTAGCAACTAAAATGAAATTTGATGGTATTCATTTAAACTCTAGCCAATTTAATGAAATTGAAAAAGTTAAGAAGCTCAACCTTTTTACAATAATATCTTGCCACAATTTTGATGAACTTGAAAAGGCTTCTAAATTAGGTCTAAACTTTGTTACATATTCTCCAATTTTTGACACTCCTAATAAAGGCGAACCAAAAGGTATAAATAATTTAGATGAAACTATAAAAAAATTCCCAAACTTAAATATTATAGCTCTTGGAGGAATAATATCAGACAACCAAGTAAAACAGATTGAAAAAACTAGTGCATATGGATTTGCATCGATTAGGTATTTTGTTTAA
- a CDS encoding RidA family protein, producing the protein MKEIISTPNAPSAIGPYNQATAFDKLVFTSGQIALDPKTMEIVSGGVQEQTKQVMENLKAVLEQAGTSFENVLKTTCYLSDMDNFVAFNEIYGQYFKGETAPARSTVAVKTLPKNVLVEVDVIAFKN; encoded by the coding sequence ATGAAAGAAATTATAAGTACACCTAATGCTCCAAGTGCTATTGGACCATATAATCAAGCAACAGCTTTTGATAAACTAGTATTTACTTCAGGACAAATTGCACTTGATCCAAAAACTATGGAGATAGTAAGTGGCGGAGTACAAGAGCAAACAAAACAAGTTATGGAAAATTTAAAAGCTGTTTTAGAACAAGCTGGAACTTCTTTTGAAAATGTTTTAAAAACAACTTGTTATTTATCTGATATGGATAATTTTGTAGCTTTCAATGAAATCTATGGACAATATTTTAAAGGTGAAACAGCACCAGCTAGAAGTACAGTTGCAGTTAAAACATTACCTAAAAATGTTTTAGTTGAGGTTGATGTAATTGCATTTAAAAACTAA
- a CDS encoding F0F1 ATP synthase subunit A, translating into MEGRLFTFLGTIGGHGQEWIILSHFVLVIGIIFLISRMATRRLQLVPTGSQNVMETFVGGIIAMGADTMGEKNARTYMPLIGSLALVIFVSNMIGVIPGFEAPTSNINFTLSLALIVFIYYNYLGIKKNGFVTYFKHFMGPMPILAPLMFPIEIISHISRIISLSFRLFGSIRGDDMFLMVLLMLVPWILPLPGFFLLTAFGFLQAFIFSILTYVYIAGSIMMEEEHH; encoded by the coding sequence ATGGAAGGAAGATTGTTTACATTCTTAGGAACTATTGGTGGTCACGGACAAGAGTGGATAATATTATCTCACTTTGTTTTAGTAATTGGAATTATTTTTCTAATTTCAAGAATGGCTACTAGAAGGTTACAACTAGTTCCAACAGGAAGTCAAAATGTTATGGAAACATTTGTAGGTGGTATTATTGCAATGGGTGCTGATACTATGGGTGAAAAAAATGCTAGAACTTACATGCCTTTAATCGGTTCATTAGCTTTAGTAATTTTTGTAAGTAACATGATTGGGGTAATTCCAGGATTTGAAGCACCAACTTCAAACATTAACTTTACTCTATCTTTAGCTTTAATAGTTTTTATTTACTATAACTATTTAGGTATTAAGAAAAATGGTTTTGTAACTTATTTCAAACACTTTATGGGACCAATGCCAATACTTGCTCCTTTAATGTTCCCTATTGAGATTATTTCTCATATTTCAAGAATTATATCTTTATCTTTCAGGTTGTTTGGATCAATCAGAGGTGATGATATGTTCTTAATGGTTCTTTTAATGTTAGTTCCATGGATTTTACCATTACCAGGGTTTTTCCTACTAACTGCATTTGGTTTCTTACAAGCATTTATTTTTAGTATCCTAACATATGTATATATTGCTGGATCTATTATGATGGAAGAAGAACATCATTAA
- a CDS encoding DedA family protein: MFADIVNFIVETISSLGYIGIFILMFLESTVVPVPSEVVMIPAGYLAHKGEMNIYIVILLGVLGSLGGALFNYFFALKFGKRFLLKYGKYFFVSPETIEKTEVFFKNHGHISTFSGRLIPGLRHYISLPAGLAKMNLFVFCLYTSLGATIWVVILTLLGYYLGDNEALVKEYLRYLIIGLLISLAILGFWYYRKVKKSKL, translated from the coding sequence ATGTTTGCAGATATTGTTAATTTTATAGTTGAAACTATATCTAGTTTAGGTTATATTGGTATTTTTATATTAATGTTTTTAGAAAGTACAGTTGTCCCTGTTCCATCTGAGGTAGTAATGATTCCTGCTGGATATTTAGCTCATAAAGGTGAAATGAACATTTACATTGTAATATTACTTGGTGTTTTAGGTTCTTTGGGAGGAGCTTTATTTAACTATTTCTTTGCATTAAAATTTGGAAAAAGATTTTTATTGAAGTATGGTAAGTATTTTTTTGTAAGTCCAGAAACTATTGAAAAAACAGAAGTTTTTTTTAAAAATCACGGGCATATTTCAACTTTCTCAGGAAGATTGATTCCAGGACTTAGACACTACATATCATTACCTGCTGGATTAGCAAAAATGAATCTTTTTGTATTTTGTTTATATACATCACTTGGTGCTACAATTTGGGTAGTTATACTTACATTGTTAGGTTACTATTTAGGTGATAATGAAGCTTTAGTAAAAGAGTATTTAAGATATTTGATAATTGGTTTATTAATATCTCTTGCTATTTTAGGTTTTTGGTATTATAGAAAAGTTAAAAAAAGTAAACTTTAA